The window AGGCGCTGGAAAATCGACCCTCGTGGACAAGGTGGCGAACTACTATCGTGATCGCGGCGAGACGGTGGGCGTCATCGCGATCGACCCCTCGTCGCCGTTTACCGGCGGGGCCGTGCTCGGCGACCGGATTCGCATGGCCAGCAACGTCGGCGACATGGACGTCTTTTTCCGGTCGATGAGCGCCCGTGGCAGTCTCGGTGGCCTCTCCACCGCGACGACGGATGCCGTAAAAGCACTCGACGCCTTCGGAAAGGACAAAATCATCGTGGAAACGGTCGGTGCCGGTCAGAACGAAATCGATATCGTGAAAACCGCGGATACGGTCGCGGTGCTGGTACCGCCCGAGAGCGGTGACAACGTCCAGATGCTCAAGGCAGGTATCCTCGAAATCGCCGACGTGTTCGTCGTGAACAAAGCCGACCTCCCGGGTGCGGATCGCGCAGTATCCGACCTCAAGGAGATGGTCCACATGCGCGGCCACGAACCGACACCCGAGTTCGGCGACGACGTGGAGGGCTACGACTGGACGCCGGACGTCATCGAAACGATCGCAAAGGAAGGGGACGGCGTCATTGAGTTCGTCGACCTCCTCGATGAACACCACGAACTGCTCGAAGCGACGGGCATGCTCGAAGCGAAGGCTCGAACGCGCTACGCCGAGGAAATCCGAGCACTCCTGCGCGAGGATGCGAACCGTCTCGTCGCCGAGGAAATCGAGTCACACGGCGGTATGGCAGACCTGGTCGAAGCCGTTTTCGAGCGAACAACGGATCCCTACTCCGTTGTCGACGAGGTAATGT of the Haladaptatus caseinilyticus genome contains:
- the meaB gene encoding methylmalonyl Co-A mutase-associated GTPase MeaB, whose product is MSAKHADLLADLLDGKHRALARVITKIENRDPGYRDLVSELHDHTGHADVIGITGSPGAGKSTLVDKVANYYRDRGETVGVIAIDPSSPFTGGAVLGDRIRMASNVGDMDVFFRSMSARGSLGGLSTATTDAVKALDAFGKDKIIVETVGAGQNEIDIVKTADTVAVLVPPESGDNVQMLKAGILEIADVFVVNKADLPGADRAVSDLKEMVHMRGHEPTPEFGDDVEGYDWTPDVIETIAKEGDGVIEFVDLLDEHHELLEATGMLEAKARTRYAEEIRALLREDANRLVAEEIESHGGMADLVEAVFERTTDPYSVVDEVMSPIEDCLHD